One genomic segment of Candidatus Binatus sp. includes these proteins:
- a CDS encoding mismatch-specific DNA-glycosylase, with amino-acid sequence MARLRDIIEARPRILFVGINPSLRSEQVGHHFAGPGNPFWRLLYASRLVPVELKHEEDTRLPQFGLALTNLCSRATRSAAELTADEMNRGARMLPAKIRRANPQVVAFVGVSIYRRLFGAAASAGAGLKPETIAAARVFVLPNPSGLNASFPGFKDKLVWFEALREFVRSEFPEAPSN; translated from the coding sequence ATGGCTCGTCTGCGCGACATCATTGAAGCCCGCCCGCGAATCCTGTTCGTTGGAATCAACCCGAGCCTTCGCTCCGAGCAGGTCGGGCACCATTTTGCCGGCCCGGGAAATCCATTCTGGCGCTTGCTGTATGCGTCGCGGCTGGTTCCGGTCGAACTGAAGCATGAGGAGGATACGCGTCTGCCGCAATTTGGATTGGCGCTCACCAATCTATGCTCTCGTGCGACGCGATCCGCCGCCGAACTGACTGCCGACGAGATGAATCGCGGCGCGCGCATGCTTCCGGCGAAGATTCGACGCGCGAATCCGCAGGTGGTCGCGTTCGTCGGCGTATCGATCTATCGCCGCTTGTTTGGAGCGGCGGCGAGCGCCGGCGCGGGTCTCAAACCCGAGACGATCGCCGCTGCACGCGTGTTCGTGCTGCCCAATCCGAGCGGGCTCAATGCGAGCTTCCCGGGCTTCAAGGACAAACTGGTCTGGTTCGAGGCGCTGCGCGAATTTGTGCGATCAGAATTTCCTGAGGCCCCGTCGAATTGA
- a CDS encoding ABC transporter permease, producing the protein MKIHRIAAVIQRHYYEALRNMDRITDMVYWPVLDIIVWGFFTIYLARGNRLQPGLVSFLLGAAILWGMFFSFQRDMAVGFLDELWSRNLINLFSTPLTVWEYLTGLIMVNLLKTMVGLVAASLIALAAYSFDIFPLMPKFLPYMANLVFFALALGVMITGLIFRFTTKIQGLAWSFAGLLQPVSCVFYPMAALPGFLRGVAWMLPTAHSFEGMRSVLAGHGFSWFHFWWAAGLNLIYFAMAIAGFRWIFEAARRRGLLVKQE; encoded by the coding sequence ATGAAAATTCATCGCATCGCAGCCGTGATCCAGCGCCACTACTACGAAGCGCTGCGCAACATGGATCGCATCACCGACATGGTTTACTGGCCGGTGCTCGACATCATCGTGTGGGGCTTCTTCACGATTTATCTCGCGCGCGGCAATCGATTGCAGCCGGGGCTGGTCAGCTTTCTGCTCGGCGCCGCCATCCTGTGGGGGATGTTTTTTTCGTTTCAGCGCGACATGGCGGTCGGCTTTCTCGACGAGTTGTGGTCGCGCAATTTGATCAACCTGTTCTCGACGCCGCTCACGGTCTGGGAATACCTGACAGGGCTGATCATGGTGAACCTGCTGAAGACGATGGTTGGTCTCGTCGCTGCGTCACTGATCGCGCTGGCAGCGTACTCGTTCGACATCTTTCCGCTGATGCCGAAGTTTCTGCCGTACATGGCGAACCTGGTGTTCTTCGCGCTCGCGCTGGGCGTGATGATCACGGGGCTGATTTTTCGATTCACGACCAAGATTCAGGGGCTCGCGTGGAGTTTCGCCGGACTGCTGCAGCCGGTCTCGTGCGTGTTCTATCCGATGGCGGCGCTGCCGGGATTTTTGCGCGGAGTAGCATGGATGCTCCCGACGGCGCATTCATTCGAAGGGATGCGCAGCGTGCTCGCGGGTCACGGATTTTCGTGGTTTCACTTCTGGTGGGCCGCGGGTCTCAACCTGATTTATTTTGCGATGGCGATCGCTGGGTTCCGCTGGATTTTCGAAGCAGCGCGCCGCCGCGGCTTGCTGGTGAAACAGGAGTAG
- a CDS encoding MoaD/ThiS family protein, with protein sequence MRVTIPSPLRSYTQGRSEVDTTGNSFSELLSNLDTAFPGIRFRMIDEQDRIRRHIRFFVNREQVTDLAQALRDDDEVQILCALSGG encoded by the coding sequence ATGCGAGTGACTATACCCAGTCCGCTTCGATCATATACTCAGGGGCGAAGCGAAGTTGATACTACGGGCAATAGCTTCTCCGAGTTACTGAGTAATCTCGATACTGCTTTTCCAGGTATCCGCTTTCGCATGATCGATGAGCAGGATCGCATCCGCCGCCATATCCGGTTCTTCGTCAATCGCGAGCAGGTGACCGATCTCGCGCAGGCGCTCCGCGACGATGACGAGGTGCAGATCCTCTGCGCCCTCAGCGGCGGCTGA